A window of the Thunnus albacares chromosome 15, fThuAlb1.1, whole genome shotgun sequence genome harbors these coding sequences:
- the vgll2b gene encoding transcription cofactor vestigial-like protein 2b has translation MSCLDVMYPAYGHYAPYAPTAPAFISSLQAPTGLTSTSPHCRDFMDTPRGPEGMSGGPGTGGSTSSSSSSASSSSSYTPAASRPEDGPKEKQEAPEAEYLTSRCVLFTYYQGDISSVVDEHFSRALSSYMDGEGKRRASDQQGTDTTSPSSRRSFPPSFWDSNYTSSQSRSHCETGVPSYSMDPYASGLHPGLAHPHAHPHPHAHPHSHPHPPESWGYPQAQAYGPPRPLHELYSPSALEPHYGPLLMPTVRPPHLPTLPSHYEVSKLEPTASWPSLLPPGDVSQTLALNMDAGLQQHKKGKELYWF, from the exons ATGAGCTGTTTGGATGTTATGTACCCAGCCTATGGACATTACGCACCGTACGCACCGACTGCTCCTGCTTTCATCAGTAGCTTACAG GCTCCCACTGGTCTGACCAGCACTTCTCCTCACTGCCGGGATTTTATGGACACTCCCAGGGGTCCTGAGGGGATGTCTGGGGGCCCAGGCACcggaggatcaacctcctcctcttcttcgtctgcatcttcttcttcctcttacaCGCCTGCAGCTTCACGGCCAGAGGATGGCCCCAAGGAGAAGCAGGAGGCCCCTGAGGCAGAGTACCTGACATCTCGCTGTGTCCTCTTCACCTACTACCAAGGAGACATCAGCAGTGTGGTTGATGAGCACTTCTCGAGGGCCCTCAGCTCCTACATGGATGGAGAGGGCAAACGGCGGGCATCAGACCAACAGGGCACAG ATACCACCTCACCTAGCAGTCGACGAAGTTTCCCTCCATCCTTCTGGGACAGCAATTACACCTCGTCTCAGAGCCGCTCCCACTGTGAGACGGGAGTGCCTTCCTATTCCATGGACCCATACGCGTCAGGGCTACACCCGGGCCTGGCACACCCACATGCTCATCCTCACCCACACGCTCATCCTCACTCCCACCCTCACCCGCCAGAGAGTTGGGGATACCCTCAGGCCCAGGCTTATGGCCCCCCAAGGCCTCTCCATGAACTGTATTCTCCTTCGGCTTTGGAGCCCCACTACGGGCCCCTGCTCATGCCTACGGTGCGGCCACCTCACCTGCCTACTTTGCCAAGCCACTATGAAGTGAGCAAGCTAGAGCCCACTGCCTCCTGGCCCAGCCTGCTTCCCCCAGGGGATGTCAGCCAGACGCTGGCCCTAAACATGGATGCAG GCCTCCAGCAGCACAAGAAAGGCAAGGAGCTGTACTGGTTCTAA
- the LOC122998435 gene encoding procathepsin L-like yields the protein MKLLLVAAAVLTVASCASISLEDLEFHDWKLKFGKSYNSPSEEAHRRQIWLINRRLVLEHNIMADQGNKTYRLGMTYLADVENEEYKLIFKDCLGFFNTSVPRSSSAFLRLPEGADLPDSVDWRDKGYVTKVKDQKRGCGSCWAFSATGSLEGQNFNKTGKLVSLSEQQLVDCSRDYGNKGCGGGRAVHALDYIIHNGGLDTEDSYPYEAEDGECRYNPANIGANCTGYVKMQGEDALKKAVATIGPVSIRMDACHKSFQLYESGVYDEPHCQSSVLNHAMLAVGYGTENGLDYWLVKNSWGLHWGEKGYIKMSRNKDNQCGIANEVLYPLV from the exons AtgaagctgctgctggttgctgctgctgttctgacTGTTGCCAGCTGTGCCAGCATCTCTCTGGAGGACCTGGAGTTCCACGACTGGAAACTCAAGTTTG GAAAGTCCTACAACTCTCCATCAGAGGAGGCTCACCGCAGGCAGATCTGGCTCATCAACCGCAGACTAGTGCTGGAGCACAACATCATGGCTGATCAGGGCAACAAGACCTACCGCCTTGGCATGACCTACCTTGCTGACGTg GAAAATGAAGAGTACAAACTGATTTTCAAGGATTGTCTGGGCTTCTTCAACACCTCTGTGCCTCGCAGCAGCTCTGCCTTCCTCAGGCTGCCTGAGGGAGCTGATCTGCCCGACTCTGTTGACTGGAGGGACAAGGGATATGTCACCAAGGTCAAGGATCAGAAAAGGGGGTGCGGCTCCTGCTGGGCCTTCAGTGCA ACCGGCTCACTGGAGGGTCAGAACTTCAATAAGACAGGGAAGCTGGTGTCTCTCAGCGAGCAGCAGTTGGTTGACTGCTCCAGGGACTATGGCAACAAAGGCTGTGGTGGAGGCCGGGCTGTACATGCCTTAGACTACATCATACACAACGGAGGACTAGACACAGAGGACTCCTACCCTTATGAGGCCGAG GATGGAGAGTGCCGTTACAACCCTGCCAATATTGGTGCCAACTGCACAGGCTACGTTAAAATGCAGGGTGAGGATGCCCTTAAAAAGGCTGTGGCCACCATTGGACCTGTGTCAATAAGAATGGATGCTTGTCATAAATCCTTCCAGCTCTATGAATCAG gAGTGTATGATGAGCCACACTGCCAAAGCTCAGTGTTGAACCACGCTATGCTGGCTGTAGGTTATGGCACTGAAAACGGATTGGACTACTGGCTGGTCAAGAACAG tTGGGGTCTACATTGGGGAGAAAAGGGATACATCAAGATGTCCAGGAACAAAGACAACCAGTGCGGCATTGCTAATGAGGTCCTCTACCCCCTGGTCTGA
- the LOC122998546 gene encoding cathepsin 8-like, with protein MKLLLVAAVVLAVASCASISPEDLEFHDWKLKFEKSYNSSSEEAHRRQIWLSNRRLVLEHNIMADQGIKSYRLGMTYFADMIGFERVCLLERFVLRLVVKPHIAAVNNRLGTYETYGFELMNEHVWIGWNLGLDPELVASGVSA; from the exons AtgaagctgctgctggttgctgctgttgttctggCTGTTGCCAGCTGTGCCAGCATCTCTCCGGAGGACCTGGAGTTCCACGACTGGAAACTCAAGTTTG AAAAGTCCTACAACTCTTCATCAGAGGAGGCTCACCGCAGGCAGATCTGGCTCAGCAACCGCAGACTGGTGCTGGAGCACAACATCATGGCTGATCAGGGCATCAAGTCCTACCGCCTTGGCATGACCTACTTTGCTGACATG ATCGGATTTGAGCGGGTATGTTTGCTCGAAAGGTTTGTGCTTCGTCTCGTAGTGAAGCCTCACATCGCCGCTGTTAATAATCGTCTCGGAACATATGAGACATACGGGTTTGAACTGATGAATGAACAT GTCTGGATAGGATGGAATCTGGGTCTGGACCCGGAGTTAGTGGCCTCGGGTGTATCAGCTTAA
- the LOC122998590 gene encoding procathepsin L-like gives MTLWMKTLTSVPPHQENEEYKLIYKGCLGLFNASVPRSGSDFIKLPEGADLPDFVDWRDKGYVTEVKNQKNCGSCWAFSATGSLEGQIFNKTGKLVSLSEQQLVDCSRDYGNMGCSGGWMHDAFRYIKENGGLDTEDSYPYEAKDGKCRYDPAKIGANCTGYVNVKSNDEDALRDAVATIGPVSVAIDASQTSFQLYKSGVYDEPHCQSSALNHAVLAVGYGTENGLDYWLVKNSWGLEWGDKGYIKMSRNKQNQCGMGSYAIYPQV, from the exons ATGACATTGTGGATGAAGACCCTAACAAGTGTTCCCCCTCACCAGGAAAACGAAGAGTACAAACTGATTTACAAGGGCTGTCTGGGCCTCTTCAATGCCTCTGTGCCTCGCAGTGGCTCTGACTTCATCAAGCTGCCGGAGGGAGCTGATCTGCCCGACTTTGTTGACTGGAGGGACAAGGGATATGTCACCGAGGTCAAGAATCAGAAGAACTGCGGCTCCTGCTGGGCCTTCAGTGCA ACTGGCTCGCTGGAGGGTCAGATCTTCAATAAGACAGGGAAGCTGGTGTCTCTCAGCGAGCAGCAGTTGGTTGACTGCTCCAGGGACTATGGCAACATGGGCTGTAGTGGAGGCTGGATGCACGATGCCTTCAGGTACATCAAAGAGAACGGAGGACTAGACACAGAGGACTCCTACCCTTATGAGGCCAAG GATGGAAAGTGCCGTTACGACCCTGCTAAGATTGGTGCCAACTGCACAGGCTACGTTAATGTGAAAAGCAATGATGAAGATGCCCTGAGGGATGCTGTGGCCACCATTGGTCCTGTGTCAGTTGCCATCGATGCTTCTCAGACATCCTTCCAGCTCTATAAATCAG gAGTGTATGATGAGCCACACTGCCAAAGCTCAGCGTTGAACCACGCTGTGCTGGCTGTAGGTTATGGCACTGAAAACGGATTGGACTACTGGCTGGTCAAGAACAG cTGGGGTCTAGAATGGGGAGACAAAGGATACATCAAGATGTCCAGGAACAAACAGAATCAGTGTGGCATGGGTAGTTACGCCATTTATCCCCAGGTCTGA